The Carassius carassius chromosome 16, fCarCar2.1, whole genome shotgun sequence genome window below encodes:
- the LOC132159037 gene encoding CD48 antigen-like isoform X1, with protein MIFFLLFTLIFFIFSGVFGAADTDEIQSISVMRGDSLTLHTDVTEVQRDDLILWTFGSKDNLIAEIHKQVVYMFDSKGHFKLEEKTGSLTIRNIRTENCGLYELTVINLGRTSYKRFNVTVIDTLEKNVAYLPVPVISRDPLQCSSSSSPNCSLVCSVVNVGHVTLSWYKGNSLLSSISVSDLSISLSLPLEVEYQDKNSYSCVINNPISNQTQHLDISKLCHSCSDLFTCCGSTEAVIRLVISALVGVATVTAVIYDIRS; from the exons ATGATTTTCTTCCTTCTGTTTACGcttatcttcttcatcttttcAG gtgtgtttggtgctgCCGATACTGATGAAATCCAATCCATATCAGTGATGAGGGGAGATTCTCTCACTTTACACACTGATGTTACTGAAGTACAGAGAGATGACCTGATACTGTGGACATTTGGATCAAAAGACAATCTAATTGCTGAAATCCATAAGCAGGTCGTCTATATGTTTGATAGTAAAGGACATTTCAAACTGGAAGAAAAGACTGGTTCTCTGACCATCAGAAACATCAGAACTGAAAATTGTGGACTTTATGAACTAACAGTCATCAACCTTGGAAGAACATCATACAAGAGATTCAATGTTACTGTCATTG ATACTTTGGAAAAAAATGTTGCTTACCTGCCagttcctgtcatcagcagagACCCCTTGCAatgttcttcatcatcatctccaAACTGTTCATTGGtttgttcagtggtgaatgtgggtcatgtgactctctcctggtacaaaggaaacagtttattgtccagcatcagtgtgtctgatctcagcatcagtctctctctacctctggaggtggaatatcaggataaaaacagctacagctgtgtgatcaacaatcccatcagcaaccagactcaacatctggacatcagcAAGCTCTGTCACTCATGTTCAG ACTTATTCACATGTTGTGGTTCTACAgaagctgtgatccgattggtcatctctgctctggtgggcgtggctacgGTCACTGCAGTGATTTATGACATCAGATCTTAA
- the LOC132159037 gene encoding uncharacterized protein LOC132159037 isoform X2, with translation MIFFLLFTLIFFIFSGVFGAADTDEIQSISVMRGDSLTLHTDVTEVQRDDLILWTFGSKDNLIAEIHKQVVYMFDSKGHFKLEEKTGSLTIRNIRTENCGLYELTVINLGRTSYKRFNVTVIDTLEKNVAYLPVPVISRDPLQCSSSSSPNCSLVCSVVNVEYQDKNSYSCVINNPISNQTQHLDISKLCHSCSDLFTCCGSTEAVIRLVISALVGVATVTAVIYDIRS, from the exons ATGATTTTCTTCCTTCTGTTTACGcttatcttcttcatcttttcAG gtgtgtttggtgctgCCGATACTGATGAAATCCAATCCATATCAGTGATGAGGGGAGATTCTCTCACTTTACACACTGATGTTACTGAAGTACAGAGAGATGACCTGATACTGTGGACATTTGGATCAAAAGACAATCTAATTGCTGAAATCCATAAGCAGGTCGTCTATATGTTTGATAGTAAAGGACATTTCAAACTGGAAGAAAAGACTGGTTCTCTGACCATCAGAAACATCAGAACTGAAAATTGTGGACTTTATGAACTAACAGTCATCAACCTTGGAAGAACATCATACAAGAGATTCAATGTTACTGTCATTG ATACTTTGGAAAAAAATGTTGCTTACCTGCCagttcctgtcatcagcagagACCCCTTGCAatgttcttcatcatcatctccaAACTGTTCATTGGtttgttcagtggtgaat gtggaatatcaggataaaaacagctacagctgtgtgatcaacaatcccatcagcaaccagactcaacatctggacatcagcAAGCTCTGTCACTCATGTTCAG ACTTATTCACATGTTGTGGTTCTACAgaagctgtgatccgattggtcatctctgctctggtgggcgtggctacgGTCACTGCAGTGATTTATGACATCAGATCTTAA